The nucleotide sequence CCGGTCGTGCGCCGCCTGGTACGGGTTCGCGCCCACGAACGCCGGCAGGAAGCTGTGGTGGATGTTGATCAGCCGCTCCGGGAACCTGGCGCAGAACTCCGGCGAGACGATCTGCATGTACCGCGCCAGCACCACGAGGTCGACGTCACCCACGATCTCCAGCGCCCGGGCCTCGGCCTCGGCCTTGGTCGCGGGCGTGATCGGCACGTGGTGGAACGGGATGCCGGCGGCGGCCGCCACCGGCTCCAGGTCGGGGTGGTTGGAGACGACGGCGACGATGTCGGCCCGCAGGTCACCGGCGCGCACCCGGTAGACGAGCTCCTGCAGCACGTGGTCGGTCCTGCTCACGAACACCGCGACCGTCGGCCGGTGGGTCGCCTCGGTGAGGCGCCAGGTGAGCTGCCACTCCCCCGCCAGCTCCACCAGCCGGGCCTCGAGCTCGGGCAGCCGCGCCGGCAGGTCGGCCAGCACGAACTCGAGCCGCAGGGTGAAGGTGCCCCCGCTGGGGTCGGAGGAGTGCTGCTGGGAGTCGGTGATGTTCGCCCCGGCCTCGGCCATCAGGCCGCTCAGGACGGCGACGATCCCGGGGCGGTCGGGGCAGCGGACGACCAGCCGCCCGAGGTCGGTGGTGCTGG is from Blastococcus sp. HT6-4 and encodes:
- the purU gene encoding formyltetrahydrofolate deformylase; amino-acid sequence: MSAAGPHDPSTTDLGRLVVRCPDRPGIVAVLSGLMAEAGANITDSQQHSSDPSGGTFTLRLEFVLADLPARLPELEARLVELAGEWQLTWRLTEATHRPTVAVFVSRTDHVLQELVYRVRAGDLRADIVAVVSNHPDLEPVAAAAGIPFHHVPITPATKAEAEARALEIVGDVDLVVLARYMQIVSPEFCARFPERLINIHHSFLPAFVGANPYQAAHDRGVKLIGATAHYVTAELDAGPIIEQEVARVDHRATVEDMRRVGRYVERQVLAQAVTWHVEDRVIVEGDRTIVFA